In Pseudonocardia sp. C8, one genomic interval encodes:
- a CDS encoding M16 family metallopeptidase: MSLTDVATPALELHRATLSNGLRVLVVPDPATPVVGVSVHVDVGFRSEPEGRTGFAHLFEHLMFQGSESLEKLEHFRQVQAAGGIFNGSTHQDYTDYFEVLPGAALERALFLEADRLRAPKLTAENLRNQVDVVKEEIRLNVHNRPYGGFPWILLPPVLYDTFPNAHNGYGDFSELEQASLDDAAAFFDTFYAPGNALVTVHGDLGETGVDGTLALVERHFGDIPARPVPERPSFAEPAPGSERRQSVTDAHAPLPALALGYRVPDPAADPDGYLAHAMLASVLTDGEAARLQRRLVHADGLVTDVSASNGLMGGPFDARDPDTFTITAVHPADVSADRVTAAVDEELDRLAEQGPGAAELERQSARWAAALHREDDRVMYRMLGLGARELLYGKAELALELPSRLAALTGDDVAAAAARLRSAGRAVLTVEPGSGASGAGA; encoded by the coding sequence GTGTCCTTGACCGATGTCGCGACCCCTGCCCTCGAACTGCACCGGGCGACGCTGTCCAACGGGCTGCGCGTCCTCGTCGTGCCGGACCCGGCCACCCCGGTGGTCGGCGTGTCGGTGCACGTCGACGTCGGCTTCCGGTCCGAACCGGAGGGCCGCACCGGGTTCGCGCACCTGTTCGAGCACCTCATGTTCCAGGGCAGCGAGAGCCTGGAGAAGCTCGAGCACTTCCGCCAGGTGCAGGCCGCCGGCGGGATCTTCAACGGGTCCACCCACCAGGACTACACCGACTACTTCGAGGTGCTGCCCGGGGCGGCCCTGGAGCGCGCGCTGTTCCTGGAGGCCGACCGGCTGCGTGCCCCGAAGCTGACTGCCGAGAACCTGCGCAACCAGGTGGACGTCGTCAAGGAGGAGATCCGGCTCAACGTCCACAACCGCCCGTACGGCGGGTTCCCGTGGATCCTGCTGCCGCCGGTCCTCTACGACACGTTCCCGAACGCGCACAACGGCTACGGCGACTTCTCCGAGCTGGAGCAGGCGAGCCTGGACGACGCGGCCGCGTTCTTCGACACCTTCTACGCGCCGGGGAACGCGCTGGTCACCGTGCACGGTGACCTCGGCGAGACCGGTGTGGACGGCACGCTGGCGCTGGTGGAGCGGCACTTCGGGGACATCCCCGCCCGCCCGGTGCCGGAGCGGCCCTCGTTCGCCGAGCCGGCCCCGGGGAGCGAGCGGCGGCAGTCGGTGACCGACGCGCACGCGCCGCTGCCCGCGCTCGCCCTGGGCTACCGGGTGCCCGACCCCGCCGCCGACCCCGACGGCTACCTCGCGCACGCGATGCTCGCCTCGGTGCTCACCGACGGCGAGGCCGCCCGCCTGCAGCGCCGCCTGGTGCACGCCGACGGGCTGGTCACCGACGTGTCGGCGTCGAACGGGCTGATGGGCGGCCCGTTCGACGCCCGCGACCCGGACACGTTCACGATCACGGCCGTGCACCCGGCGGACGTCTCCGCGGACCGGGTGACCGCCGCCGTCGACGAGGAGCTGGACCGGCTCGCGGAGCAGGGCCCCGGCGCGGCCGAGCTGGAACGCCAGTCCGCCCGCTGGGCGGCCGCACTGCACCGCGAGGACGACCGGGTGATGTACCGGATGCTCGGGCTCGGCGCCCGCGAGCTGCTGTACGGGAAGGCCGAGCTGGCGCTGGAGCTGCCGTCCCGGCTGGCCGCCCTGACCGGCGACGACGTCGCCGCGGCCGCCGCCCGGCTGCGGTCCGCCGGCCGGGCGGTGCTGACCGTCGAGCCGGGCTCCGGCGCGAGCGGGGCCGGCGCGTGA
- a CDS encoding pitrilysin family protein: MTAARTHRSAEEIGRTERGPRALPALGTTKQVPLPDVVTETLPNGLTVLAAHRPGVPLVEAVLRIPAASPEPAADAAWTAGVEVLAETMLTGTAGRDRVGIDDDLAAVGAELGVGVDPEWLQAGGSALASGLPVVLDVLADVLTGATHPDDEVARERARLAERIAVARAQPRTVAREAVMRKRFGDHPIVGEMPTAEAVAAVTPERVRALHADVVVPGGARLVLVGDIDPETAIAEVARRLGGWAGDHPARRLSAPPPPRPGDLELVHRPGSVQSQLRLTAPGVARTDERYTAFQLANLVFGGYFSSRWMENIREDKGYTYGAHSGQEFVPGGAVLGLETDVASDVTAAALLETRYELGRMVAVPPTDAEVASARRYAVGSLLISLDSQSALAGTLSSLDAAGLGVEWLRDRPRRLEEVTTEQVAEAAAQLFAPSRFTGVVVGDADVIGPRLAALGGVSGP, from the coding sequence GTGACCGCCGCCCGCACGCACCGCAGCGCCGAGGAGATCGGCCGCACCGAGCGGGGCCCGCGGGCACTGCCCGCACTCGGGACCACCAAGCAGGTGCCGCTGCCCGACGTCGTCACCGAGACCCTGCCGAACGGGCTGACCGTGCTCGCAGCCCACCGGCCCGGTGTTCCCCTGGTGGAGGCCGTGCTGCGGATCCCCGCCGCCTCCCCGGAGCCGGCCGCCGACGCCGCGTGGACGGCCGGCGTCGAGGTGCTCGCCGAGACGATGCTGACCGGGACCGCCGGCCGGGACCGGGTCGGGATCGACGACGACCTCGCCGCCGTCGGCGCGGAGCTGGGCGTCGGCGTCGACCCGGAGTGGCTGCAGGCCGGCGGGTCCGCGCTGGCGTCCGGGCTGCCGGTCGTGCTCGACGTCCTCGCCGACGTCCTCACCGGGGCCACCCACCCGGACGACGAGGTGGCCCGCGAACGGGCCCGGCTCGCCGAGCGGATCGCGGTCGCCCGCGCCCAGCCGCGGACCGTGGCCCGGGAGGCGGTGATGCGCAAGCGGTTCGGCGACCACCCGATCGTCGGCGAGATGCCGACCGCCGAGGCCGTCGCCGCCGTCACCCCGGAGCGGGTCCGCGCGCTGCACGCCGACGTCGTCGTGCCCGGCGGTGCCCGGCTGGTGCTGGTCGGCGACATCGACCCGGAGACCGCGATCGCCGAGGTGGCCCGCCGGCTCGGTGGCTGGGCTGGGGACCACCCGGCGCGGCGGCTGTCCGCGCCCCCGCCGCCGCGGCCCGGGGACCTCGAGCTCGTGCACCGCCCCGGCTCGGTGCAGTCCCAGCTGCGGCTCACGGCGCCGGGCGTGGCCCGCACCGACGAGCGCTACACCGCGTTCCAGCTCGCGAACCTGGTGTTCGGCGGCTACTTCTCGTCGCGCTGGATGGAGAACATCCGCGAGGACAAGGGCTACACCTACGGCGCCCACTCCGGGCAGGAGTTCGTGCCGGGCGGTGCCGTGCTCGGCCTGGAGACCGACGTCGCGTCGGACGTCACCGCGGCCGCCCTGCTCGAGACGCGGTACGAGCTCGGGCGGATGGTCGCCGTCCCGCCCACCGACGCCGAGGTCGCCTCGGCCCGCCGCTACGCGGTCGGGTCACTGCTGATCTCGCTGGACAGCCAGTCGGCACTGGCCGGGACGCTGTCGTCGCTGGACGCGGCCGGCCTGGGCGTCGAGTGGCTGCGGGACCGGCCGCGCCGGCTCGAGGAGGTCACCACCGAGCAGGTCGCCGAGGCGGCCGCGCAGCTGTTCGCGCCGTCCCGCTTCACCGGGGTGGTCGTCGGTGACGCCGACGTGATCGGGCCGCGGCTGGCGGCGCTGGGCGGGGTGAGCGGCCCGTGA
- the nudC gene encoding NAD(+) diphosphatase — MSRPPFTLAGPPVLSRTALVRDEDRRTDPAYLRDSWPKARVVVVDEAGRTPVDWEVGPGRAFRETDAAAWDAAAGRGGHVRTRAGTDLAAEPPAGAVLLGEADGVPYWAVRGEPTGTATEEPGEWADLRAAGAFLDPLGAGLLTGAVATLNWHDRAGFCAVDGTRTRPHHAGWARVCENGHEEYPRTDPAVICLVHDGADRVLLARQPVWPVGRYSVLAGFVESGESLEACVRREVAEEVGLDVTDITYLGSQAWPFPRSLMVGFHAIGDPDVPLVPRDGEIADARWVTRDRLRAALARGDWGTRDAPAGRDHDDDPDDTDPLVMLPGSVSIARTMLESWAGSV, encoded by the coding sequence GTGAGCCGCCCGCCGTTCACCCTGGCCGGTCCGCCGGTGCTGTCCCGCACCGCACTGGTCCGCGACGAGGACCGGCGGACCGACCCCGCCTACCTGCGGGACTCGTGGCCGAAGGCCCGGGTCGTGGTCGTCGACGAGGCCGGGCGCACCCCGGTCGACTGGGAGGTCGGGCCGGGGCGCGCGTTCCGCGAGACGGACGCCGCCGCGTGGGACGCCGCCGCCGGCCGGGGCGGGCACGTCCGCACCCGGGCCGGCACCGATCTCGCCGCCGAACCGCCCGCCGGGGCGGTCCTGCTCGGCGAGGCCGACGGCGTCCCGTACTGGGCGGTGCGCGGCGAACCCACCGGGACCGCCACCGAGGAGCCGGGCGAGTGGGCCGACCTGCGGGCGGCCGGGGCGTTCCTCGACCCGCTCGGCGCGGGACTGCTCACCGGCGCCGTCGCGACCCTGAACTGGCACGACCGGGCCGGGTTCTGCGCCGTCGACGGCACCCGCACCCGCCCGCACCACGCCGGCTGGGCCCGGGTCTGCGAGAACGGCCACGAGGAGTACCCGCGCACCGACCCGGCGGTCATCTGCCTGGTGCACGACGGCGCCGACCGCGTCCTGCTCGCCCGCCAGCCGGTGTGGCCGGTCGGCCGGTACTCGGTGCTCGCCGGGTTCGTCGAGTCCGGGGAGTCGCTGGAGGCGTGCGTGCGCCGCGAGGTCGCCGAGGAGGTCGGCCTCGACGTCACGGACATCACCTACCTGGGCAGCCAGGCGTGGCCGTTCCCGCGGTCGCTGATGGTCGGCTTCCACGCGATCGGCGACCCGGACGTGCCGCTGGTGCCCCGGGACGGCGAGATCGCCGACGCCCGGTGGGTCACCCGGGACCGGCTGCGGGCCGCGCTGGCCCGCGGCGACTGGGGCACCCGCGACGCCCCCGCCGGCCGGGACCACGACGACGACCCGGACGACACCGACCCGCTCGTCATGCTCCCGGGATCGGTCTCGATCGCCCGCACCATGCTCGAGTCCTGGGCCGGCTCCGTCTGA
- a CDS encoding glutaredoxin domain-containing protein, whose translation MADLTMYTTSWCGFCRRLKLQLDEAGIGYREVDIEREPDAVAFVEQANGGNRTVPTVVFPDESVATNPSFSEVRQRLGI comes from the coding sequence ATGGCGGACCTGACCATGTACACGACCAGCTGGTGCGGCTTCTGCCGCCGGCTGAAGCTCCAGCTCGACGAGGCCGGCATCGGCTACCGCGAGGTCGACATCGAGCGCGAGCCGGACGCGGTCGCGTTCGTCGAGCAGGCCAACGGTGGGAACCGCACCGTGCCGACCGTGGTGTTCCCCGACGAGTCCGTCGCGACCAATCCGAGCTTCTCCGAGGTGCGGCAGCGCCTGGGCATCTGA
- a CDS encoding ATP-dependent DNA helicase UvrD2 produces the protein MDPEQRAAVTAPRGPVCVLAGAGTGKTRTITRRIAHLVGQGHVAAGQVLAVTFTARAAGELRTRLRALDAPGVQARTFHAAALRQLRYFWPQVIGGTPWPLVDGKLRMVGQAAARARAGTDSDALRDLAAEIEWAKSSLIAPADYPAEAARRRRDTPGPAEQVAGVYAGYEELKNAAELLDFDDLLLHTAVALEEHAGVAEEFRSRYRCFVVDEYQDVTPLQQRLLDAWLGDRDDLTVVGDANQTIYTFAGASPRYLLEFPRRFPDATVVRLQRDYRSTPQIVGCANQLIGSARHRPAGSRLQLVGQLPPGPDPDFSEHDDEPAEAAHVAGRILTLLKDGTPPSEIAVLFRINAQSEAYEQALSDAGVPYQVRGGERFFARPEVRRAMIALRAAAPEQRPGTDLVDVTRAVLGARAGLTDEPPKGATLRAQWESLLALVGVAEELAALEPSADLAKLCAELDTRADSAQAPVVQGVTLASLHAAKGLEWDAVFLVGLADGTLPIGHAGDDEHAIEEERRLFYVGVTRARRVLSMSWSLSRASGRGPKRRRSRFLHGLIPDSHPASRVAGERRPGGSRPRCRVCGSPLFGSTATKLTRCDDCPSDVDLELLDRLKQWRAGVAKQQDVPAFVVLTDATLTAIAEQRPSDPSALVGIPGIGAAKLDRYGDEVLRLLAEHDER, from the coding sequence CTGGATCCGGAGCAGCGCGCCGCCGTCACCGCGCCCCGCGGCCCGGTCTGCGTGCTGGCCGGTGCGGGCACCGGCAAGACCCGCACGATCACCCGCCGGATCGCGCACCTCGTCGGGCAGGGCCACGTCGCGGCCGGTCAGGTCCTCGCCGTCACGTTCACGGCCCGCGCCGCGGGGGAGCTGCGCACCCGGCTCCGCGCGCTCGACGCGCCCGGCGTGCAGGCCCGCACGTTCCACGCGGCCGCGCTGCGCCAGCTCCGCTACTTCTGGCCGCAGGTGATCGGCGGCACGCCGTGGCCGCTGGTCGACGGCAAGCTCCGGATGGTCGGGCAGGCCGCAGCCCGGGCGCGGGCCGGCACCGACTCGGACGCGTTGCGCGACCTCGCCGCGGAGATCGAGTGGGCGAAGTCGTCGCTGATCGCCCCGGCCGACTACCCGGCCGAGGCGGCCCGGCGCCGGCGCGACACGCCCGGCCCGGCCGAGCAGGTCGCGGGAGTCTACGCCGGGTACGAGGAGCTCAAGAACGCGGCGGAGCTGCTCGACTTCGACGACCTGCTGCTGCACACCGCGGTCGCGCTGGAGGAGCACGCCGGGGTCGCCGAGGAGTTCCGTTCCCGGTACCGCTGCTTCGTCGTCGACGAGTACCAGGACGTCACGCCGCTGCAGCAGCGCCTGCTCGACGCCTGGCTCGGTGACCGCGACGACCTCACCGTCGTCGGCGACGCCAACCAGACGATCTACACCTTCGCCGGTGCGTCGCCGCGCTACCTGCTGGAGTTCCCGCGCCGCTTCCCCGACGCCACGGTCGTGCGGCTGCAGCGGGACTACCGCTCCACCCCGCAGATCGTCGGGTGCGCCAACCAGCTCATCGGCTCGGCACGGCACCGCCCGGCCGGGTCCCGGCTGCAGCTGGTCGGCCAGCTCCCGCCCGGCCCGGACCCCGACTTCTCCGAGCACGACGACGAGCCCGCCGAGGCCGCCCACGTCGCCGGCCGGATCCTCACCCTGCTCAAGGACGGGACGCCGCCGTCCGAGATCGCGGTCCTGTTCCGGATCAACGCCCAGTCCGAGGCGTACGAGCAGGCACTGTCCGACGCCGGCGTCCCCTACCAGGTGCGGGGCGGCGAGCGGTTCTTCGCCCGGCCCGAGGTCCGCCGGGCGATGATCGCGCTGCGGGCCGCCGCGCCCGAGCAACGGCCGGGCACCGACCTCGTCGACGTCACCCGGGCCGTCCTCGGGGCGCGCGCCGGGCTGACCGACGAGCCCCCGAAGGGCGCCACCCTGCGTGCCCAGTGGGAGTCGCTGCTCGCGCTGGTCGGCGTGGCCGAGGAGCTCGCCGCGCTCGAGCCGTCGGCCGACCTGGCGAAGCTCTGCGCCGAGCTGGACACCCGCGCCGACTCCGCCCAGGCGCCGGTGGTGCAGGGGGTGACGCTGGCGTCGCTGCACGCCGCGAAGGGCCTGGAGTGGGACGCGGTGTTCCTGGTCGGGCTGGCCGACGGGACGCTGCCGATCGGGCACGCCGGCGACGACGAGCACGCCATCGAGGAGGAACGGCGGCTGTTCTACGTCGGCGTCACCCGTGCGCGTCGGGTGCTGTCGATGTCGTGGTCGCTGTCGCGGGCGTCCGGCCGGGGGCCGAAGCGGCGCCGGTCCCGGTTCCTGCACGGCCTGATCCCGGACTCGCACCCGGCGTCCCGGGTCGCGGGGGAGCGCCGTCCCGGCGGGTCCCGGCCCCGCTGCCGGGTGTGCGGGTCGCCGCTGTTCGGCAGCACCGCGACCAAGCTGACCCGGTGCGACGACTGCCCGTCCGATGTGGACCTGGAGCTGCTGGACCGGCTCAAGCAGTGGCGGGCAGGGGTGGCGAAGCAGCAGGACGTGCCGGCGTTCGTCGTGCTCACCGACGCGACGCTGACCGCGATCGCCGAGCAGCGCCCGTCCGACCCGTCGGCGCTGGTCGGGATCCCGGGCATCGGTGCGGCCAAGCTCGACCGGTACGGCGACGAGGTCCTGCGCCTGCTCGCCGAGCACGACGAGCGGTAG
- a CDS encoding WhiB family transcriptional regulator — MPCRNGDADLWFAESPAELEEAKALCATCPVRDACLAGALDRGEPWGVWGGEIFERGRVIPRKRPRGRPRKADLERDRAFALAAGS, encoded by the coding sequence CTGCCCTGCCGCAACGGCGACGCGGACCTGTGGTTCGCCGAGTCGCCCGCCGAGCTGGAGGAGGCCAAGGCGCTCTGCGCGACCTGCCCGGTGCGGGACGCCTGCCTGGCCGGCGCCCTGGACCGCGGCGAGCCGTGGGGCGTGTGGGGTGGCGAGATCTTCGAGCGTGGCCGGGTGATCCCGCGCAAGCGCCCGAGGGGACGTCCCCGCAAGGCCGACCTGGAGCGCGACCGGGCGTTCGCCCTGGCCGCCGGCAGCTGA
- a CDS encoding AarF/UbiB family protein encodes MSDIPRRTASRTAKLAGIPLGVAGRAAAGFGRRLTGGDRDEISAQLAARSAEQLFAVLGELKGGAMKFGQALSVFEAAVPDEFAEPYREALTKLQSAAPPMPMSDVDYMLTQQFGRSWKSRFAEFDEVPAASASIGQVHRAVWKRDGREVAVKVQYPGAEEALRSDLRQLGRMSRILQPLVPGMEVRPLIEELRSRMEEELDYRDEATYQREFAAFFEDDPDVKVPRVVGSAPKAVITEWVQGRPLSSIIRNGTREERDHAGNQLARFHYAAPDRTHLLHADPHPGNFGILDDGRLLVLDFGAVARMPDGMPPELVAMTKYALEGRGGELMALMRSAGFVREGARVGQEQVLGYLAPFTEPLENDVFHFSRRWLQAQAERVGDLRSPDAAIGRSLNLPPRFLLVHRVTMGTVGILCQLDARVRLREIVAEWQPEMFQSDAPTA; translated from the coding sequence GTGAGCGACATTCCCCGCCGTACGGCCTCCCGTACCGCCAAGCTCGCCGGCATCCCGCTCGGCGTCGCGGGGCGGGCGGCCGCGGGCTTCGGACGCCGGCTCACCGGTGGCGACCGGGACGAGATCTCGGCACAGCTCGCGGCCCGCAGCGCCGAGCAGCTCTTCGCCGTGCTCGGCGAGCTCAAGGGCGGCGCGATGAAGTTCGGGCAGGCACTGTCCGTGTTCGAGGCCGCCGTGCCCGACGAGTTCGCCGAGCCGTACCGGGAGGCGCTCACCAAGCTGCAGTCCGCAGCCCCGCCGATGCCGATGTCCGACGTGGACTACATGCTCACCCAGCAGTTCGGCCGGTCCTGGAAGTCACGCTTCGCCGAGTTCGACGAGGTGCCGGCCGCCTCGGCCAGCATCGGGCAGGTGCACCGCGCCGTCTGGAAGCGCGACGGCCGGGAGGTCGCCGTGAAGGTGCAGTACCCCGGCGCCGAGGAGGCGCTGCGCTCGGACCTGCGCCAGCTCGGCCGGATGAGCCGGATCCTGCAGCCGCTGGTCCCCGGGATGGAGGTCCGGCCGCTGATCGAGGAGCTCCGGAGCCGGATGGAGGAGGAGCTCGACTACCGCGACGAGGCGACCTACCAGCGCGAGTTCGCCGCGTTCTTCGAGGACGACCCGGACGTGAAGGTCCCGCGCGTGGTCGGGTCGGCACCGAAGGCCGTCATCACCGAATGGGTGCAGGGCCGGCCACTGTCCTCGATCATCCGCAACGGCACCCGGGAGGAACGCGACCACGCCGGCAACCAGCTGGCCCGGTTCCACTACGCGGCCCCGGACCGCACCCACCTGCTGCACGCCGATCCGCACCCGGGCAACTTCGGCATCCTCGACGACGGCCGGCTGCTCGTGCTCGACTTCGGCGCCGTCGCCCGGATGCCCGACGGCATGCCGCCCGAGCTGGTCGCCATGACCAAGTACGCCCTCGAGGGCCGCGGCGGCGAGCTGATGGCGCTGATGCGCTCGGCCGGGTTCGTCCGCGAGGGTGCCCGGGTCGGGCAGGAGCAGGTCCTCGGCTACCTGGCGCCGTTCACCGAGCCGCTCGAGAACGACGTGTTCCACTTCAGCCGCCGCTGGCTGCAGGCGCAGGCCGAGCGGGTCGGGGACCTGCGCAGCCCCGACGCCGCGATCGGCCGGTCGCTGAACCTGCCGCCCCGGTTCCTGCTGGTCCACCGGGTGACGATGGGGACGGTCGGCATCCTGTGCCAGCTCGACGCCCGGGTGCGGCTGCGCGAGATCGTCGCCGAGTGGCAGCCGGAGATGTTCCAGTCGGACGCACCGACCGCCTGA
- a CDS encoding M48 family metallopeptidase, which produces MASPPVEVRRSARRKRMVSARREGDRVVVFIPGWMTAEQERDWVAEMVKRIEASEARRRSPGRRGDDALLTRGRELSARWLEGRPDPVSIRWVPTMRTRWASCTPDDRTIRISERLKDAPGWVVDYVLVHELAHLLSAAHDDVFWSWVYRYPRTERAIGYLEGLNAAAALGITGVDGDAATDGEAPEPGIPEGPVAAAGS; this is translated from the coding sequence ATGGCAAGCCCCCCGGTGGAGGTCCGTCGCAGCGCTCGCCGGAAGCGGATGGTCAGTGCCCGACGCGAGGGTGACCGGGTGGTCGTGTTCATCCCGGGCTGGATGACGGCCGAGCAGGAACGCGACTGGGTCGCCGAGATGGTCAAGCGGATCGAGGCGAGCGAGGCGCGCCGCCGGTCCCCGGGCCGCCGTGGCGACGACGCGCTGCTGACCCGGGGCCGGGAGCTGTCGGCGCGCTGGTTGGAGGGCCGCCCGGACCCGGTCTCGATCCGGTGGGTGCCGACGATGCGGACCCGGTGGGCGTCCTGCACGCCGGACGACCGCACCATCCGGATCAGCGAGCGCCTCAAGGACGCACCCGGCTGGGTCGTCGACTACGTCCTGGTGCACGAGCTCGCGCACCTGCTGTCCGCCGCGCACGACGACGTCTTCTGGTCGTGGGTGTACCGCTACCCGCGGACGGAGCGCGCGATCGGCTACCTGGAGGGGCTCAACGCCGCGGCGGCGCTGGGCATCACCGGCGTGGACGGCGACGCGGCCACCGACGGCGAGGCCCCGGAGCCCGGGATCCCGGAGGGCCCGGTGGCGGCAGCGGGGAGCTGA
- a CDS encoding zinc-dependent metalloprotease, with translation MSDTPFGFGPADRDRDKDDSSGKGGNGGTGGEPEGPKDPFGFGSHPASGDPASGGEQGPQQNPFAAFGMPGMPGMPGGGQFDMSQLGQMLSQLGQMLSQAGTGSGDDGPVNYDLAAQIATQQLAQTTSSLTDDQRRAVTEAVRLAELWLDPATAFPFAGGEVQAWTPSDWVRAGMPTWKRLCDPVARRLSSAWVDGLPEEVRNAAGPMMAMLGQMGGMAFGSQLGQGLAQLGKEVLTSTELGIPVGPERTTALLPEAIGRFTEGLDRPAGEVTLYLAAREAAHQRLFTHVHWLRERLLGAVEDYARGITVDTSRIEELARGIDPSNPESIQEAMQSGMFEPEDTPEQKAALARLETLLALIEGWVDTVVAEALAERLPGAQAMRETMRRRRASGGPAEQAFATIVGLELRPRRLRAAAELWKQLGDARGVDGRDAIWAHPDLIPSAEDLDAPEAFVRGASAGEVPDDPMAALERQMAADAEQGKADSGSTDSGSGPSGSSGSGGGRSGETPDEDGNGRDR, from the coding sequence ATGAGTGACACCCCGTTCGGCTTCGGCCCCGCCGACCGCGACCGCGACAAGGACGACTCGTCGGGCAAGGGCGGCAACGGTGGCACGGGCGGCGAGCCCGAGGGTCCGAAGGACCCGTTCGGGTTCGGCTCCCACCCGGCCTCCGGGGACCCGGCGTCCGGCGGGGAGCAGGGCCCGCAGCAGAACCCGTTCGCGGCGTTCGGCATGCCGGGCATGCCCGGGATGCCCGGCGGCGGCCAGTTCGACATGAGCCAGCTCGGGCAGATGCTGTCCCAGCTCGGCCAGATGCTCTCGCAGGCCGGCACCGGTTCCGGCGACGACGGCCCGGTCAACTACGACCTGGCCGCGCAGATCGCCACCCAGCAGCTGGCGCAGACGACGTCGTCGCTCACCGACGACCAGCGCCGCGCCGTGACCGAGGCCGTCCGGCTCGCCGAGCTGTGGCTGGACCCGGCGACGGCGTTCCCGTTCGCCGGCGGCGAGGTGCAGGCGTGGACGCCCAGCGACTGGGTGCGCGCCGGCATGCCGACCTGGAAGCGGCTGTGCGACCCGGTGGCCCGGCGGCTGTCCTCGGCCTGGGTCGACGGCCTTCCCGAGGAGGTCCGCAACGCGGCCGGCCCGATGATGGCGATGCTCGGCCAGATGGGCGGGATGGCGTTCGGCAGCCAGCTCGGCCAGGGACTGGCCCAGCTCGGCAAGGAGGTGCTGACCTCCACCGAGCTCGGCATCCCGGTCGGCCCGGAACGGACGACGGCGCTGCTGCCCGAGGCGATCGGCCGGTTCACCGAGGGTCTCGACCGCCCGGCCGGCGAGGTCACCCTCTACCTCGCCGCGCGCGAGGCCGCGCACCAGCGGCTGTTCACCCACGTGCACTGGCTGCGGGAGCGGCTGCTCGGGGCGGTGGAGGACTACGCCCGCGGCATCACCGTCGACACCTCCCGGATCGAGGAGCTGGCCCGCGGGATCGACCCGTCCAACCCGGAGTCGATCCAGGAGGCCATGCAGTCCGGCATGTTCGAGCCGGAGGACACCCCGGAGCAGAAGGCCGCGCTGGCCCGGCTGGAGACGCTGCTCGCGCTCATCGAGGGCTGGGTGGACACCGTCGTCGCCGAGGCGCTGGCCGAGCGGCTCCCCGGTGCGCAGGCGATGCGCGAGACGATGCGGCGGCGCCGGGCCTCCGGCGGTCCGGCCGAGCAGGCGTTCGCGACGATCGTCGGGCTGGAGCTGCGGCCGCGGCGGCTGCGGGCCGCGGCCGAGCTGTGGAAGCAGCTCGGTGACGCCCGGGGCGTCGACGGCCGGGACGCGATCTGGGCGCACCCGGACCTCATCCCGTCGGCGGAGGACCTGGACGCGCCCGAGGCGTTCGTCCGCGGCGCGTCCGCGGGCGAGGTGCCGGACGACCCGATGGCCGCGCTCGAACGGCAGATGGCGGCCGACGCGGAGCAGGGGAAGGCGGACTCCGGGAGCACGGACTCCGGGTCGGGCCCCTCCGGATCCTCCGGTTCCGGCGGCGGCCGCTCCGGCGAGACCCCGGACGAGGACGGGAACGGCCGCGATCGCTGA
- a CDS encoding PDZ domain-containing protein, with the protein MGVRSSTWVSALLVLLGLAVVGSVVPAPVVALGPGPTFDTLGEVNGRPVVSAEGLPTYPTGGHLNMTTVGVTDGITPLHALGLWASGTHRLAPRSSLYPPGQSPEQVTANNQQEFDSSIANAEAAALNHLHLPTRLTVGALTEGSPSAGVLEAGDEIRAVAGTPIPSVQALLDALGAARPGRPLHLSVVRGGTPREVTVTPAAHPEDPARAFLGITPATSPAEGQRLSISLGDVGGPSAGLMFSLALVDKLTPGPLTGGRFVAGTGTITAEGQVGKISGIPFKMIKAKEVGAEVFLVPADNCAEAAANTPDGLRLVRVGTLDEAVAALRTLDTGGTPPACT; encoded by the coding sequence GTGGGCGTTCGATCATCGACGTGGGTCTCGGCACTGCTCGTGCTGCTGGGCCTCGCCGTCGTCGGCTCGGTGGTGCCCGCACCCGTCGTCGCGCTCGGGCCCGGCCCGACGTTCGACACCCTCGGTGAGGTGAACGGCCGGCCCGTGGTGTCCGCCGAGGGGCTGCCGACGTACCCGACCGGCGGGCACCTCAACATGACCACCGTCGGCGTCACCGACGGCATCACGCCGCTGCACGCGCTCGGGCTCTGGGCGTCGGGCACCCACCGGCTGGCCCCGCGGTCGTCGCTCTACCCGCCCGGCCAGAGCCCCGAGCAGGTCACGGCGAACAACCAGCAGGAGTTCGACAGCTCCATCGCGAACGCCGAGGCCGCCGCGCTCAACCACCTGCACCTGCCGACCCGGCTGACGGTCGGCGCACTCACCGAGGGGTCGCCGTCCGCGGGGGTGCTCGAGGCGGGCGACGAGATCCGGGCCGTGGCCGGCACCCCGATCCCCTCGGTCCAGGCCCTGCTCGACGCACTCGGCGCCGCCCGCCCCGGACGGCCGCTGCACCTGTCCGTCGTCCGCGGCGGCACCCCGCGCGAGGTCACCGTCACCCCGGCCGCGCACCCGGAGGACCCGGCGCGGGCGTTCCTCGGGATCACCCCCGCGACCTCGCCCGCCGAGGGCCAGCGGCTCTCGATCTCCCTCGGCGACGTCGGCGGCCCGTCGGCCGGCCTCATGTTCAGCCTGGCGCTGGTGGACAAGCTGACCCCGGGCCCGCTGACCGGGGGCCGCTTCGTCGCCGGCACCGGGACGATCACCGCGGAGGGCCAGGTCGGGAAGATCAGCGGAATCCCGTTCAAGATGATCAAGGCGAAGGAGGTCGGCGCGGAGGTGTTCCTGGTCCCGGCCGACAACTGCGCCGAGGCGGCCGCGAACACCCCGGACGGCCTCCGGCTGGTGCGGGTCGGGACGCTCGACGAGGCCGTCGCCGCGCTGCGGACCCTCGACACCGGCGGGACACCTCCGGCCTGCACGTAG